The proteins below are encoded in one region of Amycolatopsis magusensis:
- a CDS encoding alpha/beta hydrolase: MRRQVLAGAVVVTFAVAGLPATAGAAPARAPEPAAVGATAPINWTACPASTLVGVPPAQHQNFSCAYHRVPIDHDNAALGTIDISLLRRHARQPAAKIGSLFLNPGGPGGSGLRMPISADRFLEPELLDRFDVVGFDPRGVGGSNPLRCFTTAEDQAEVFAKQVSVPITRTEMSDSLAAYRDYAGFCDRNAGSLLDHMSTRDVVRDLDLLRAAAGDQKLTYIGFSYGTLIGATYANMFPKTTRALVLDGNVDPKLRTSNGLQYDRERARGFEISLGAFLAECKEVGPKCAFSSGDPRQKFDEIREHLRKQPIPLPAGGSLTIHQFTDGVGSALYNFSEFPELGENLQAVYEVLHPPAAKVVAAADLPTLTAPSTRNRYDVRPDTPYTADDSYFAVNCSDKAFKHKQAKLPEIAAQWEKESRTFGRSQAFADAAACPVWPGEKEPYTGPWNARTETPVLVVGNYYDPATQYEFSRRMADQLGNARLVSVDAHGHCILGDSQGVDDVAADYLVDLKVPPPGLVFQPDVAPFDPVLAAS; encoded by the coding sequence GTGCGCAGACAGGTGCTCGCCGGTGCGGTGGTGGTGACGTTCGCGGTGGCCGGGCTGCCCGCGACAGCCGGGGCCGCGCCGGCGCGGGCACCGGAACCGGCGGCGGTGGGCGCCACCGCGCCGATCAACTGGACGGCGTGCCCGGCATCGACGCTGGTCGGCGTGCCGCCCGCACAGCACCAGAACTTCAGCTGCGCCTACCACCGGGTGCCGATCGACCACGACAACGCCGCACTCGGCACCATCGACATCTCGCTGCTGCGACGGCACGCCCGCCAGCCCGCGGCGAAGATCGGCTCGCTCTTCCTCAACCCCGGCGGACCCGGCGGCTCGGGCCTGCGCATGCCGATCAGCGCGGACCGCTTCCTCGAACCGGAGCTGCTGGATCGCTTCGACGTTGTCGGCTTCGACCCGCGCGGGGTCGGCGGCAGCAACCCGCTGCGTTGTTTCACCACCGCCGAGGACCAGGCCGAGGTGTTCGCCAAGCAGGTGTCCGTGCCGATCACCCGGACCGAGATGTCGGACTCGCTCGCCGCCTACCGCGACTACGCCGGCTTCTGCGACCGCAACGCGGGGAGCCTGCTCGACCACATGTCCACCCGGGACGTGGTCCGCGACCTCGACCTGCTGCGCGCCGCGGCCGGGGACCAGAAGCTGACCTACATCGGCTTCTCCTACGGCACGCTGATCGGCGCCACCTACGCGAACATGTTCCCGAAGACCACCCGCGCGCTGGTGCTGGACGGCAACGTGGATCCGAAACTGCGCACGAGCAACGGCCTGCAGTACGACCGGGAACGCGCGCGTGGCTTCGAGATCTCGCTCGGTGCTTTCCTCGCCGAGTGCAAGGAAGTGGGGCCGAAGTGCGCGTTCAGCTCAGGCGATCCGCGGCAGAAGTTCGACGAAATCCGCGAACACCTCCGCAAGCAGCCGATCCCGCTGCCCGCCGGTGGCTCGCTGACCATCCACCAGTTCACCGACGGTGTCGGCAGCGCGCTGTACAACTTCTCCGAGTTCCCCGAGCTGGGCGAGAACCTGCAGGCGGTGTACGAGGTGCTGCACCCGCCGGCCGCGAAGGTCGTGGCGGCGGCCGACCTGCCCACGCTGACCGCGCCGAGCACGCGCAACCGGTACGACGTGCGGCCGGACACCCCGTACACCGCGGACGATTCGTACTTCGCGGTGAACTGCTCGGACAAGGCGTTCAAGCACAAGCAGGCCAAGCTGCCCGAGATCGCCGCGCAGTGGGAGAAGGAGTCGCGCACCTTCGGCCGGTCGCAGGCGTTCGCCGACGCGGCGGCCTGCCCGGTGTGGCCGGGGGAGAAGGAGCCCTACACCGGGCCGTGGAACGCCAGGACCGAGACACCGGTGCTGGTGGTCGGCAACTACTACGACCCGGCCACCCAGTACGAGTTCTCCCGGCGGATGGCGGACCAGCTCGGCAACGCGCGGCTGGTCTCGGTCGACGCGCACGGGCACTGCATCCTCGGTGACTCGCAGGGCGTGGACGACGTCGCCGCCGACTACCTGGTCGACCTGAAGGTGCCGCCGCCCGGCCTGGTCTTCCAGCCGGACGTGGCCCCGTTCGATCCGGTGCTCGCGGCGAGTTGA
- a CDS encoding MgtC/SapB family protein → MTYWEVLLRVGTGVGLGAAIGFERQFRARMAGLRTNTLVAVGSTLFVLLSAHGFDGLGNADPTRVAAQIVSGIGFLGAGVILRDGANIRGLNTAATLWCSAAVGALAGAGLYSVAAAGATVVVLVNVGLRALAHTMDRRPD, encoded by the coding sequence ATGACCTACTGGGAAGTACTGCTGCGCGTCGGCACCGGGGTCGGCCTCGGCGCGGCCATCGGGTTCGAGCGCCAGTTCCGCGCCAGGATGGCCGGGCTGCGGACCAACACCCTGGTCGCGGTCGGCTCGACGTTGTTCGTGCTGCTCTCGGCACACGGGTTCGACGGGCTCGGCAACGCCGACCCGACCAGGGTCGCCGCCCAGATCGTCTCCGGCATCGGGTTCCTCGGTGCCGGCGTGATCCTGCGCGACGGCGCGAACATCCGGGGCCTCAACACCGCGGCCACCCTCTGGTGCTCGGCCGCCGTCGGCGCCCTCGCCGGCGCCGGGCTGTACAGCGTCGCGGCCGCCGGCGCCACCGTGGTGGTGCTGGTCAACGTCGGCCTGCGAGCCCTCGCCCACACCATGGACCGCCGCCCCGACTAA
- the acnA gene encoding aconitate hydratase AcnA, with product MTAPASKDSFGARDTLKVGDASYEIFRLDKVDGSKRLPYSLKVLLENLLRTEDGANITADHIRALGGWDAKADPSTEIQFTPARVIMQDFTGVPCVVDLATMREAVTDLGGDPDKVNPLAPAELVIDHSVIIDVFGTADSFERNVEFEYQRNRERYQFLRWGQGAFDEFKVVPPGTGIVHQVNIEHLARTVMARNGQAYPDSCVGTDSHTTMVNGLGVLGWGVGGIEAEAAMLGQPVSMLIPRVVGFKLTGEIPAGVTATDVVLTITEMLRRHGVVGKFVEFYGESVAEVPLANRATIGNMSPEFGSTAAIFPIDEETVRYLKLTGRSAEQVALVEAYAKEQGLWHDPSREAEYSEYIELDLSTVVPSIAGPKRPQDRIELTDAKSAFRKSVHDYVNGEKETPHTKVDEAVEESFPASDPGALSFADEDAVDLQSAADGATGRPSNPVRVKSDDRGEFVLDHGAVVIASITSCTNTSNPSVMLGAALLARNAVEKGLTVKPWVKTSMAPGSQVVTDYYEKAGLWPYLEKLGYHLVGYGCTTCIGNSGPLPEDISAAVNENDLTVVSVLSGNRNFEGRINPDVKMNYLASPPLVIAYALAGTMDFDFESQPLGQDGDGNDVFLKDIWPSTQEIQQTIDSAITQEMFTKDYADVFDGGDRWKSLPTPEGKTFDWDAESTYVRKPPYFDGMAAEPSPVTDISGARVLAKLGDSVTTDHISPAGAIKPGTPAAEYLTEHGVDKKDFNSYGSRRGNHEVMIRGTFANIRLRNQLLDDVQGGYTRDFTQEGAPQAFIYDAAQNYAAAGTPLVVLGGKEYGSGSSRDWAAKGTSLLGVRAVITESFERIHRSNLIGMGVIPLQFPEGESASSLGLDGTETFDIAGITKLNDGETPRTVKVTATKQDGTKVEFDAVVRIDTPGEADYYRNGGILQYVLRKMTA from the coding sequence GTGACTGCACCAGCCAGCAAGGACAGCTTCGGCGCGCGTGACACGCTGAAGGTCGGCGACGCCTCGTACGAGATCTTCCGCCTGGACAAGGTCGACGGCTCGAAGCGCCTGCCCTACAGCCTGAAGGTTCTCCTGGAGAACCTGCTCCGCACCGAGGACGGCGCGAACATCACCGCCGACCACATCCGGGCGCTCGGCGGCTGGGACGCGAAGGCGGATCCGTCGACCGAGATCCAGTTCACCCCCGCCCGCGTGATCATGCAGGACTTCACCGGCGTGCCGTGCGTGGTCGACCTGGCCACCATGCGCGAGGCGGTCACCGACCTCGGCGGCGACCCCGACAAGGTGAACCCGCTCGCCCCCGCCGAGCTGGTGATCGACCACTCGGTGATCATCGACGTGTTCGGCACCGCCGACTCCTTCGAGCGCAACGTCGAGTTCGAGTACCAGCGCAACCGCGAGCGCTACCAGTTCCTGCGCTGGGGCCAGGGCGCCTTCGACGAGTTCAAGGTGGTGCCCCCGGGCACCGGCATCGTGCACCAGGTCAACATCGAGCACCTGGCGCGCACGGTGATGGCCCGCAACGGCCAGGCCTACCCCGACTCCTGCGTCGGCACCGACTCGCACACCACCATGGTCAACGGCCTGGGCGTGCTGGGCTGGGGCGTCGGCGGCATCGAGGCCGAGGCGGCCATGCTGGGCCAGCCGGTCTCCATGCTCATCCCGCGCGTGGTCGGCTTCAAGCTCACCGGCGAGATCCCGGCCGGGGTGACCGCCACCGACGTGGTGCTCACCATCACCGAGATGCTGCGCCGCCACGGCGTGGTCGGCAAGTTCGTCGAGTTCTACGGCGAGAGCGTGGCCGAGGTGCCGCTGGCCAACCGCGCCACCATCGGCAACATGAGCCCGGAGTTCGGCTCCACCGCGGCGATCTTCCCGATCGACGAAGAGACCGTGCGCTACCTCAAGCTGACCGGCCGCTCGGCCGAGCAGGTCGCGCTGGTCGAGGCCTACGCCAAGGAGCAGGGCCTCTGGCACGACCCGTCGCGCGAGGCGGAGTACTCCGAGTACATCGAGCTGGACCTGTCCACCGTGGTGCCCTCGATCGCCGGCCCGAAGCGCCCGCAGGACCGCATCGAGCTGACCGACGCGAAGTCCGCCTTCCGCAAGTCGGTGCACGACTACGTCAACGGCGAGAAGGAGACCCCGCACACCAAGGTCGACGAGGCGGTCGAGGAGTCCTTCCCGGCCAGCGACCCCGGCGCGCTCTCCTTCGCCGACGAGGACGCGGTGGACCTGCAGTCCGCGGCGGACGGCGCCACCGGGCGGCCGAGCAACCCGGTGCGGGTCAAGTCCGACGACCGCGGTGAGTTCGTGCTCGACCACGGCGCCGTGGTGATCGCCTCGATCACCTCGTGCACCAACACCTCCAACCCGTCGGTGATGCTGGGCGCGGCCCTGCTCGCCCGCAACGCGGTGGAGAAGGGCCTGACCGTCAAGCCGTGGGTGAAGACCTCGATGGCGCCCGGTTCCCAGGTCGTCACCGACTACTACGAGAAGGCCGGGCTCTGGCCGTACCTGGAGAAGCTCGGCTACCACCTGGTCGGCTACGGCTGCACCACCTGCATCGGCAACTCGGGCCCGCTGCCGGAGGACATCTCCGCGGCGGTCAACGAGAACGACCTGACCGTGGTGTCGGTGCTCTCGGGCAACCGGAACTTCGAGGGCCGGATCAACCCGGACGTCAAGATGAACTACCTGGCCTCGCCGCCGCTGGTGATCGCCTACGCGCTGGCCGGCACGATGGACTTCGACTTCGAGTCGCAGCCGCTGGGCCAGGACGGCGACGGCAACGACGTGTTCCTGAAGGACATCTGGCCGTCCACCCAGGAGATCCAGCAGACCATCGACTCGGCGATCACCCAGGAGATGTTCACCAAGGACTACGCCGACGTGTTCGACGGCGGTGACCGCTGGAAGTCGCTGCCCACCCCGGAGGGCAAGACCTTCGACTGGGACGCGGAGTCCACCTACGTGCGGAAGCCGCCGTACTTCGACGGCATGGCCGCCGAGCCCTCGCCGGTCACCGACATCTCCGGCGCGCGCGTGCTGGCGAAGCTGGGCGACTCGGTCACCACCGACCACATCTCCCCCGCCGGCGCGATCAAGCCGGGCACCCCGGCCGCGGAGTACCTCACCGAGCACGGCGTGGACAAGAAGGACTTCAACTCCTACGGTTCCCGGCGCGGGAACCACGAGGTGATGATCCGCGGCACCTTCGCCAACATCCGGCTGCGCAACCAGCTGCTGGACGACGTGCAGGGCGGCTACACCCGCGACTTCACGCAGGAGGGCGCGCCGCAGGCATTCATCTACGACGCCGCGCAGAACTACGCGGCGGCGGGCACCCCGCTGGTCGTGCTGGGCGGCAAGGAGTACGGCTCGGGTTCGTCCCGTGACTGGGCGGCGAAGGGCACCTCGCTGCTGGGTGTGCGCGCGGTGATCACCGAGTCGTTCGAGCGCATCCACCGGTCGAACCTGATCGGCATGGGCGTGATCCCGCTGCAGTTCCCCGAAGGCGAGTCGGCCTCCTCGCTCGGCCTCGACGGCACGGAGACCTTCGACATCGCGGGCATCACCAAGCTGAACGACGGTGAGACCCCGCGCACGGTGAAGGTGACCGCCACCAAGCAGGACGGCACCAAGGTCGAATTCGACGCGGTGGTGCGCATCGACACCCCGGGTGAAGCCGACTACTACCGCAACGGTGGCATCCTGCAGTACGTGCTGCGCAAGATGACCGCCTGA
- a CDS encoding flagellar basal body protein FliL yields the protein MTSPGQGGQWPQQGGEGQQGGQEYPQQYPPTAQQYYPHTGEQQQQYGQQYAPQTGPQYAQQGQYQQQYSQEQQYSQEQYYAQQQGTGGYPVQPGGPAGPAGPGAPRSRKGLILGLVIALVVAVGGGVTWFALSQSSSGGAETPTLAAQNLANTIGSGDVVGLLSTLAPAEASLFTDPIEEVAAELKRLEIVRQEADPQALSGMEIKTEGLVFDESQSQQVNDHLTITKLTAGKITVTADFSKIPLTKEFLDAALSSDDVPTGPETETIDIAEEVRKNKGEPVRIATVKVDDAWYPSLLYTIADYALLEEKTAWPAQGIAANGAASSNDAVKELLQAALDADIRRVIELLPPDEMGALQDAGPAILEAAGREKPSGAKVLKLETESSSVGGGTRATLTALEMQGPDGEDFKLSKDADCYSMTMEGRTERICASELADLIESESDSSMPPAVRQALTSLGTGILKQGVGVITTEVSGKHYVSPIRTLSEQGMTVLRSLQPGDIKALLELAD from the coding sequence GTGACCAGTCCAGGACAGGGTGGCCAGTGGCCGCAGCAGGGTGGCGAAGGGCAGCAGGGCGGTCAGGAGTACCCGCAGCAGTACCCGCCGACGGCGCAGCAGTACTACCCGCACACCGGTGAGCAACAGCAGCAGTACGGCCAGCAGTACGCCCCGCAGACCGGGCCGCAGTACGCGCAGCAGGGCCAGTACCAGCAGCAGTACTCCCAGGAGCAGCAGTACTCGCAGGAGCAGTACTACGCCCAGCAGCAGGGCACCGGCGGCTACCCGGTCCAGCCCGGCGGTCCCGCCGGCCCGGCCGGTCCCGGCGCGCCCAGGAGCCGCAAGGGCCTGATCCTCGGCCTGGTGATCGCGCTCGTGGTGGCCGTCGGCGGCGGGGTCACCTGGTTCGCGCTGTCGCAGAGCTCCTCCGGTGGCGCGGAGACGCCGACGCTGGCGGCGCAGAACCTGGCGAACACCATCGGCTCCGGTGACGTGGTCGGCCTGCTCAGCACGCTCGCCCCGGCCGAGGCCTCGCTGTTCACCGACCCGATCGAAGAGGTGGCCGCCGAGCTCAAGCGGCTGGAGATCGTCCGCCAGGAGGCCGACCCCCAGGCGCTGTCCGGCATGGAGATCAAGACCGAGGGCCTGGTCTTCGACGAGAGCCAGTCCCAGCAGGTCAACGACCACCTGACGATCACCAAGCTGACCGCGGGCAAGATCACCGTCACCGCGGACTTCTCCAAGATCCCGCTGACCAAGGAGTTCCTCGACGCCGCGTTGAGCTCGGACGACGTGCCCACCGGCCCGGAGACCGAGACCATCGACATCGCCGAAGAGGTCCGCAAGAACAAGGGCGAGCCGGTGCGGATCGCCACGGTCAAGGTCGACGACGCCTGGTACCCCAGCCTGCTCTACACGATCGCCGACTACGCGCTGCTGGAGGAGAAGACCGCGTGGCCCGCGCAGGGCATCGCGGCCAACGGCGCCGCCAGCTCGAACGACGCGGTCAAGGAACTGCTGCAGGCCGCGCTCGACGCCGACATCCGGCGGGTCATCGAACTGCTGCCGCCGGACGAGATGGGCGCGCTGCAGGACGCCGGCCCGGCGATCCTCGAGGCGGCGGGCCGCGAGAAGCCCAGCGGCGCGAAGGTGCTCAAGCTGGAGACCGAGAGCAGCAGCGTCGGCGGGGGCACCCGCGCCACGCTGACCGCGCTCGAGATGCAGGGCCCCGACGGCGAGGACTTCAAGCTGAGCAAGGACGCCGACTGCTACTCGATGACCATGGAGGGCCGCACCGAGCGCATCTGCGCCTCGGAACTGGCCGACCTGATCGAGAGCGAGTCGGACAGCTCCATGCCGCCCGCGGTCAGGCAGGCGCTGACCAGCCTCGGCACCGGCATCCTCAAGCAGGGTGTCGGCGTGATCACCACCGAGGTCTCCGGCAAGCACTACGTCAGCCCGATCCGCACGCTGAGCGAGCAGGGCATGACGGTCCTGCGCAGCCTGCAGCCCGGTGACATCAAGGCGCTGCTCGAACTGGCGGACTGA
- a CDS encoding NlpC/P60 family protein — translation MRRGERVRAGWATVGSLIVVLLLGGTPTAVAVPPPPPNPSDAELGGSRQDADAKAGEVGRLTNQLAEAESKLGELQAEVELKMEDANKARVDMETAQDEASAAQRDADSAGAEADAAASEVEKARADLDRFVGASYQQGSRIGSVSAYIGSDSPKDLLARAQLLDAVGGSQVDALEGMQRAQTGKSNKDAEARKKLDVAREKQAAAERAKGTADAAQNEAVRAQQDQAAANGRLESEKADVERRLFEAQSRVSGLEGQRQRYEDWQAQKRAEEEEQARQAAMAQPSPGGSKNNGSAGKPSAPSGPAGRTVEAVIARAMSQLGVVYAWGGGNQSGPTRGIRDGGVADAHGDYRKIGFDCSGLMIYAFAGVKALPHYSGYQYEAGRKVPLSQMRRGDMLFWGRGGGRIHHVALYLGNGQMVEAPHSGSVVKVSPVRYGGIMPYATRLIG, via the coding sequence GTGCGGCGTGGCGAACGGGTGCGGGCGGGCTGGGCCACCGTGGGCTCACTCATCGTGGTCCTCCTGCTGGGCGGAACTCCGACCGCGGTGGCCGTGCCGCCACCGCCGCCGAACCCCAGCGACGCCGAGCTCGGCGGCAGCCGCCAGGACGCCGACGCGAAGGCGGGCGAGGTCGGCAGGCTGACCAACCAGCTCGCCGAGGCCGAGTCCAAGCTGGGCGAGCTGCAGGCCGAGGTCGAGCTCAAGATGGAGGACGCGAACAAGGCCCGCGTCGACATGGAGACAGCGCAGGACGAGGCGAGCGCGGCCCAGCGCGACGCCGACTCGGCGGGTGCCGAGGCCGACGCCGCCGCGTCCGAGGTGGAGAAGGCACGCGCCGACCTCGACCGGTTCGTCGGCGCGAGCTACCAGCAGGGCAGCCGGATCGGCTCGGTCTCGGCCTACATCGGCTCGGACAGCCCCAAAGATTTGCTCGCCCGCGCCCAGCTGCTCGACGCGGTCGGTGGCAGCCAGGTCGACGCGCTCGAGGGCATGCAGCGCGCGCAGACCGGCAAGTCGAACAAGGACGCCGAGGCACGCAAGAAGCTCGACGTCGCGCGGGAGAAGCAAGCGGCGGCGGAGCGGGCGAAGGGCACCGCCGACGCCGCGCAGAACGAGGCGGTCCGGGCCCAGCAGGACCAGGCGGCGGCCAACGGACGGCTCGAATCCGAGAAGGCCGACGTCGAGCGGCGGCTCTTCGAGGCGCAGTCCCGGGTCAGCGGGCTGGAGGGGCAGCGCCAGCGGTACGAGGACTGGCAAGCGCAGAAGCGCGCCGAGGAAGAGGAGCAGGCCCGCCAGGCGGCGATGGCGCAGCCGAGTCCCGGCGGGTCCAAGAACAACGGCTCGGCGGGCAAGCCGTCGGCGCCGTCCGGACCGGCCGGGCGCACGGTCGAGGCGGTGATCGCGCGGGCGATGTCGCAGCTGGGCGTGGTCTACGCCTGGGGCGGCGGGAACCAGAGCGGGCCCACCCGCGGCATCCGCGACGGCGGCGTGGCCGACGCGCACGGCGACTACCGCAAGATCGGCTTCGACTGCTCGGGGCTGATGATCTACGCCTTCGCCGGGGTGAAGGCGCTGCCGCACTACAGCGGGTACCAGTACGAAGCCGGGCGGAAGGTGCCGCTGTCGCAGATGCGCCGCGGCGACATGCTGTTCTGGGGCCGCGGCGGCGGCCGGATCCACCACGTGGCGCTCTACCTGGGCAACGGCCAGATGGTCGAGGCACCGCACTCCGGCTCGGTGGTCAAGGTCTCGCCGGTGCGCTACGGCGGCATCATGCCCTACGCGACCCGCCTCATCGGCTGA
- a CDS encoding MmcQ/YjbR family DNA-binding protein, which yields MLEPADVRRIALALPEVTEVAEGAALSFQIRRRTFAAVVADGTRALLHLKEADVRAEVEEEPSVFSGLVRQRRLLLEVDLARVDPERFRELAGRAWAWRAPKRYVAS from the coding sequence ATGCTCGAACCAGCAGACGTGCGCCGGATCGCCCTGGCGCTGCCCGAGGTCACCGAGGTGGCCGAGGGGGCGGCGCTGAGCTTCCAGATCCGGCGCCGCACCTTCGCCGCGGTGGTCGCCGACGGCACGCGCGCCCTGCTCCACCTCAAGGAGGCCGACGTCCGCGCGGAGGTCGAGGAGGAGCCGTCGGTGTTCAGCGGACTCGTCCGGCAGCGGCGGCTGCTGCTGGAGGTCGACCTGGCCAGGGTCGACCCGGAACGGTTCCGTGAACTCGCCGGCCGGGCCTGGGCCTGGCGCGCGCCGAAGCGGTACGTGGCATCCTGA
- the mobA gene encoding molybdenum cofactor guanylyltransferase: MFAGIVLAGGEARRLGGVDKPMLEVGGRPLLAGVLDALGGADAVVVGPPRPGLPAVRWTREQPPGGGPVAALAAGLALLPEATEIALLAADLTGLTSSTVDRLRRARGDADGALLVADGHRQWLTGVWRAGALRAAIPPDPAGAALRRTLTGLSIVEVPAVAGEAADVDTPEDLDRLRRSR; the protein is encoded by the coding sequence GTGTTCGCCGGGATAGTGCTCGCCGGTGGCGAAGCCCGGCGGTTGGGGGGCGTGGACAAACCCATGCTCGAGGTGGGTGGCAGGCCGCTGCTCGCGGGCGTGCTCGACGCGCTCGGCGGGGCTGACGCGGTCGTGGTCGGCCCGCCGCGGCCCGGCCTGCCCGCCGTGCGCTGGACCAGGGAGCAGCCGCCGGGCGGTGGTCCCGTGGCGGCGCTCGCCGCCGGGCTCGCCCTGCTGCCCGAGGCGACCGAGATCGCGCTGCTGGCGGCGGACCTGACCGGGCTGACCTCGTCCACAGTGGACCGCCTGCGCCGCGCCCGCGGTGACGCGGACGGTGCCCTGCTGGTCGCGGACGGCCACCGGCAGTGGCTGACCGGGGTGTGGCGCGCCGGTGCGCTGCGGGCGGCGATCCCGCCCGATCCCGCCGGCGCCGCGCTGCGCCGGACCCTGACCGGTTTGTCCATTGTGGAGGTACCCGCGGTGGCGGGGGAGGCGGCCGACGTGGACACCCCCGAGGACCTGGACCGGTTGCGCCGCTCGCGGTGA